The Daucus carota subsp. sativus chromosome 2, DH1 v3.0, whole genome shotgun sequence genome includes a window with the following:
- the LOC108206362 gene encoding clathrin light chain 1 produces the protein MSSSFDAFAEDFDNSAYSTFSSSTAPVESFPDDEITADHVSHSVNGSDLFGFGADPNPSFSESNGNGTAPGIEEEDAGIFSSDGPVLPPPGDMREEGSALREWRRENAIRIGEKEEKEKEVRNQIIEEAIDFKNAFYEKRKIHIETSKSANREKEKLYVANQEKFHKEADKEYWKTIGDIIPREVPNLEKKRGKKDQDKKPSIVVVQGPKPGKPTDLARMRHLLLKLKHTPPPHMISPPTAPAKEEGVSANATGIAPPAAVAGQTAILV, from the exons ATGTCGTCGTCGTTTGATGCATTCGCCGAAGATTTCGACAACTCAGCATACTCCACTTTCTCATCATCCACCGCTCCCGTCGAATCATTCCCGGACGACGAGATCACCGCCGATCACGTCTCTCACTCAGTGAACGGATCCGATCTTTTCGGATTCGGGGCGGATCCGAACCCGAGCTTCTCGGAGTCCAACGGCAATGGCACAGCGCCCGGAATTGAGGAAGAAGACGCCGGAATTTTCAGTTCCGACGGTCCGGTGCTCCCGCCGCCGGGAGATATGCGGGAGGAAGGTTCCGCACTTCGTGAGTGGCGCCG GGAGAATGCAATTAGAATcggagaaaaagaagaaaaggaaaaggaaGTGCGTAACCAGATTATTGAAGAAGCCATAGACTTCAAGAATGCTTTCTATGAGAAAAGAAAGATTCATATTGAGACTAGCAAAAGTGCTAACAGAGAGAAAGAGAAG CTGTATGTGGCCAATCAAGAGAAATTCCACAAAGAGGCCGACAAAGAGTACTGGAAAACAATTGGAGATATCATTCCCCGTGAGGTGCCGAATTTAGAGAAGAAAAGAGGCAAGAAAGATCAAGACAAGAAGCCGTCTATTGTGGTCGTCCAGGGTCCCAAGCCTGGGAAACCTACTGATCTTGCTAGGATGCGACATTTATTGCTAAAGCTAAAGCACACTCCCCCACCTCACATGATATCACCTCCAACTGCTCCAGCCAAGGAAGAAGGTGTATCAGCTAATGCAACTGGAATTGCACCTCCTGCTGCAGTTGCTGGCCAAACTGCTATACTAGTTTGA